One region of Asterias rubens chromosome 5, eAstRub1.3, whole genome shotgun sequence genomic DNA includes:
- the LOC117290410 gene encoding major vault protein-like, whose product MADRSKRGSAAPSLVGGGADESIYRIPPYYYIHVLNHNTNVTTVEIGPRTYIRQDHERVIYGPEKMVMVPPRHYAIIENPVQRKEDGTVIVDKSGQIKLSHADQEIRLTQDPFPLYPGEMLKQAVSPLKVVPANSALRLRSILDFEDDEGEKRVAGDEWLFEGPGTYIPRKEVVVDETCRATIIKANQAIKLRARKETVDREDEERVTGEEWLVKKVGAYLPGAYEEVVGVVNAYVLTDKKALHVRATRTFKDEQGVVRKNGEEWLITMNDTEAHIPQVYEEVVGVVAITTLTNRQYCVILDPVGADGKPQLGQKKLVKGEKSFFLLPGEHLEKGIQDVYVLGEDEGLMLRSQEAFKDTDADIDRKPGDKWMIRGPKEYVPPVEVEVVTKRSAIPLDENEGIYVRDTKTGKVRAITGETYMLNQDEELWQKELPPAVEELLMNMKDPLADRAYLAPDGKREKRREKTRVVTFRVPHNAAMQIYDYKEKKARVVFGPELVMLGPDEQFTQLSLSGGKPKRPNMIRSLCLLLGPDFCTDIITIETSDHARLQLQLSYNWHLDVKKESPPEDAAKLFSVPDFIGDACKAIASRIRGAVAGVAFDDFHKNSAKIIRASVFGMDENLKIRDRFHFPQNNMVITSIDIQSVEPVDQRTRDALQKSVQLAIEITTNSQEATARHEAERLEQEAKGRLERQKIMDEAEAEKARKELLLLQANSAAVESTGQAKAEAQSRAEAARIEGEAAVEQAKLKAEAAKIEAESELDRLTNAREAELKYITEQNEMEVNKAGQMSEIETSKFNKMVESIGSDTIKAIAVSGPEMQVKLLQGLGLKSTLITDGHSPINLFNTAQGLLGGIAPSQE is encoded by the exons ATTGGCCCTCGTACTTACATCAGGCAGGATCATGAAAG AGTCATCTATGGACCTGAGAAGATGGTCATGGTGCCGCCCCGCCATTACGCCATCATCGAGAACCCTGTTCAGCGCAAAGAGGATGGCACCGTGATCGTTGATAAGAGCGGACAGATCAAACTTAGCCATGCCGATCAAGAGATTCGCCTTACTCAGGACCCGTTCCCTCTCTACCCTGGAGAAATGCTCAAACAG GCTGTGTCCCCACTGAAAGTTGTGCCTGCCAATTCGGCCCTCCGCCTCCGCTCCATCCTTGACTTTGAAGACGACGAGGGGGAGAAGCGAGTGGCCGGAGACGAGTGGCTCTTTGAAGGACCCGGAACTTACATTCCCCGTAAGGAAGTTGTCGTGGACGAAACCTGCCGCGCAACAATCATCAAGGCCAACCAGGCCATCAAGCTCCGGGCCAGGAAGGAGACTGTGGATCGAGAGGACGAGGAGAGGGTGACGGGTGAGGAGTGGCTCGTCAAGAAGGTCGGCGCTTACCTCCCCGGAGCGTACGAGGAAGTCGTGGGCGTGGTCAATGCTTATGTACTCACAGACAAG AAAGCACTCCACGTCAGAGCCACTCGCACCTTCAAGGATGAGCAGGGTGTGGTCAGGAAGAACGGTGAGGAATGGCTGATTACAATGAACGACACGGAGGCACATATTCCACAGGTTTATGAAGAG gttgttggtgttgttgccATCACTACATTGACCAACAGACAGTATTGTGTGATCCTGGATCCAGTAGGAGCTGACGGCAAACCACAGCTGGGACAGAAGAAACTGGTCAAG GGTGAGAAGTCTTTCTTCCTGCTTCCGGGGGAGCATCTTGAGAAGGGAATTCAGGATGTGTACGTCTTGGGAGAGGATGAGGGTCTTATGCTTCGCTCCCAAGAGGCCTTCAAGGACACAGATGCA GATATCGACCGTAAGCCAGGTGACAAGTGGATGATCCGTGGGCCCAAGGAGTACGTCCCTCCAGTAGAGGTGGAGGTGGTTACCAAGAGGTCTGCCATCCCGCTGGATGAGAATGAAGGTATCTATGTCCGAGATACCAAGACGGGTAAG GTGCGAGCCATCACAGGTGAGACCTACATGCTAAACCAAGATGAGGAGCTCTGGCAGAAGGAGCTTCCTCCCGCAGTGGAGGAACTCCTGATGAACATGAAGGACCCTTTGGCGGACCGTGCATACCTGGCGCCAGATGGTAAACGTGAAAAACGGAGAGAGAAGACTAGGGTTGTTACATTCCGTGTTCCTCACAACGCTGCCATGCAGATCTATGACTACAAGGAGAAGAAAGCAAG GGTTGTGTTTGGTCCCGAGTTAGTCATGCTCGGCCCCGATGAGCAGTTCACCCAGTTGAGTCTGTCCGGAGGGAAGCCCAAACGCCCCAACATGATCAGGTCACTGTGCCTTCTCCTCGGCCCTGATTTCTGCACCGATATCATCACTATCGAGACATCTGACCACGCCCGCCTTCAACTTCAGCTGTCATACAACTG GCATCTTGATGTTAAGAAGGAAAGCCCTCCGGAAGATGCTGCTAAACTCTTCAGTGTGCCTGACTTCATCGGTGATGCCTGCAAGGCAATCGCCTCACGCATCAGAGGGGCTGTGGCTGGAGTTGCCTTTGATGATTTCCATAAG AACTCTGCAAAAATCATCCGTGCCTCCGTCTTTGGAATGGACGAGAACCTGAAGATACGGGATCGGTTCCACTTCCCCCAGAACAACATGGTCATCACCAGCATTGACATCCAGTCAGTGGAGCCAGTCGACCAGCGCACACGAGATGCGCTTCAGAAGTCTGTTCAGCTGGCTATTGAGATTACGACCAACTCGCAGGAAGCTACGGCCAG ACATGAGGCCGAGCGTCTTGAGCAGGAGGCAAAGGGTCGTCTTGAGCGTCAGAAGATCATGGACGAGGCGGAGGCCGAGAAGGCTCGTAAGGAGCTGCTCCTCCTCCAGGCCAACAGCGCAGCCGTAGAGAGTACCGGTCAAGCTAAAGCCGAAGCCCAGAGCCGTGCCGAGGCTGCACGCATTGAGGGAGAAGCTGCCGTTGAGCAGGCAAAGCTGAAGGCTGAGGCTGCTAAGATTGAAGCT GAATCTGAGCTGGACCGTCTCACCAACGCCCGGGAGGCTGAGCTGAAGTACATCACTGAACAGAACGAGATGGAGGTGAACAAGGCTGGGCAGATGTCCGAGATCGAAACCTCCAAGTTCAACAAGATGGTTGAGTCCATCGGCTCGGATACCATCAAGGCCATCGCTGTGTCAGGCCCAGAGATGCAG GTGAAACTCCTGCAGGGACTTGGATTGAAGTCTACCCTGATCACAGATGGCCACTCCCCCATCAACCTGTTCAATACTGCCCAGGGTCTGCTGGGTGGGATCGCTCCATCCCAGGAATAA